CAACCGTGTAGCAACCTGCAAGTTTCATTATTTGGGCACAATCAAGTTTTTCTAACCAGCGGCTATTGAAAACTACCTCTGTTTTATCTTTATCCAATATCTTAAATACTTGTTGTTGATAAGTTTTAGCATTTTGTTCAATTTCCTGAGAGGATAATGGTTTTCGGGTTTCATTTCTCCCGGATGGGTCTCCGATTCTTGCTGTAAAATCACCGATAATGAATATAATTTTATGTCCTAATTCCTGGAATTGGCGTAATTTTCGCAGGATAACCGTATGCCCCAGGTGAATATCAGGGGCAGTTGGGTCTGCTCCAAATTTTATACGGAGAGGTGCATTGAGCTTTTTAATAAATTCCTCTTCTGATATTATTTCTTCTACACCGCGTTTAATTTCGTCTAACAATTTATTATAACTATACTAAATTTTTTGCTTTTTGTCAAGTATAGTTTCGTGAATTTTTCCACCTGTGCAGTCGTAGGCTGTTAAATTAAGTTAAACATTTCGCTCCTACGGAGCTGAATTCTTTAAGGATTATCATAATCTACAAATATATCACTCCTAACGGAGTTTAAAAATATATTCAGCCCTGTAAGGGCGAGATGTTTATAGATTTATCGTCTCAACATCAAATTAGCTCCGTAGGAGCGATATGTTTATTGAGAAAGTTATAAATATTGTAACCGTTCAGGCTATATATCAAAAGTGTAAGAAAGGGGATAAGGAGATAAGAGTGATATGGAGATAAGATAATAGAAATAGATTGAAATTTATAGAAATAGGTAGAAATTGATTGTGGAAAACAACAAATTTCCATAAATTTCTATTAGTTTCTATTAATTTCAATTTTTTTAATAATATCTCCCTATCTCCTTAATCTCCACATCTCCTTTTGTTACACCACCTGAACGCTTACAAGTTCACATTAGTATTGTTGATAGTTGATGGTTGATAGTCTATGAAACTATCAACTATAAACTATCAACCCTGTTGCTATATCTGTTCTATGAGAAATTTTCGTTAATAACTTACTATTATGTATTTAGAGAACGCTATACTAAATACCTTGTCCACCAGGCAATAAAATGGATAACCTGGCGGATGAGGGATGCCCAGCAGGAAGGATACAGAGAGCATATCGCCGCTGTCATGGAAGCCAATAGTTGGGGTAGGCGTTTTTAAATAGGTAAAAAAACGATAAAGAATATAACGGAGGCAATTAGCATCACCTTAGATTGTTTGAACGAACAATTTTCTTTAGTCATTGTTTAGCCACCAGTAATCATTCCCGTAACCATTCCCAGCTTGTCGGCGAATATCATTATCCCGATGAGGATAAGCAGGATACCGCTGAAGATAGAAATTGGTCTTAAATAGCGTTTCATCC
Above is a window of bacterium DNA encoding:
- a CDS encoding DUF2723 domain-containing protein; amino-acid sequence: MLSVSFLLGIPHPPGYPFYCLVDKVFSIAFSKYIIVSY